The following proteins are co-located in the Nonlabens ponticola genome:
- a CDS encoding class I SAM-dependent methyltransferase, translated as MQADLSGKIKVFLWPMDDAQHSKTWYASWFNTPYYHMLYKDRDYQEAADFMQQLTDKLELTQGAKILDLACGRGRHSMYLNKLGYDVTGVDLSESSIAFAKARLKNIKEGHLELDEPDQSSLQLDRIKFAVHNMTVPYTDTFNAVFNLFTSFGYFDDPQDNQRTVSSIKKMLKLDGYGVIDFFNSHHVIEHLVPYNEKEVRGIMFKQSRRFEDGFIFKDIEFEDDGERYKFTERVSALTQEDFLNYLDTASLELVHTFGDYQLADFDQETSPRLILVFKIAVS; from the coding sequence ATGCAGGCAGATTTGAGCGGCAAAATTAAGGTATTTTTGTGGCCTATGGATGATGCGCAGCACTCTAAAACTTGGTATGCCAGCTGGTTTAACACGCCGTACTATCACATGCTGTACAAGGATCGTGATTATCAAGAAGCCGCTGATTTCATGCAGCAACTCACTGATAAATTAGAGTTGACTCAAGGTGCCAAAATCCTGGATCTTGCCTGCGGTCGTGGTCGCCACAGCATGTATTTGAACAAGCTGGGTTATGATGTGACTGGTGTAGATTTGAGTGAGAGTAGTATAGCTTTCGCGAAAGCGAGATTAAAAAACATCAAAGAAGGACACTTAGAACTGGACGAGCCTGATCAATCCTCGCTGCAATTGGATCGCATCAAGTTTGCCGTACACAATATGACGGTGCCTTATACTGATACCTTTAATGCGGTGTTCAATCTCTTTACCAGTTTTGGATATTTTGACGATCCACAGGATAATCAAAGAACTGTAAGCAGCATCAAGAAGATGTTGAAGCTTGATGGATATGGAGTGATTGATTTTTTCAATTCGCATCACGTGATAGAGCATCTTGTGCCTTATAATGAGAAAGAAGTGCGCGGCATCATGTTCAAGCAATCACGTAGGTTTGAGGATGGTTTTATCTTCAAGGACATAGAGTTTGAAGACGACGGCGAGCGCTATAAGTTTACCGAGCGCGTGAGTGCATTGACTCAGGAGGATTTCTTGAATTACCTCGACACTGCTAGTCTCGAATTGGTACACACTTTTGGCGATTATCAATTAGCTGACTTTGATCAAGAAACATCACCACGATTGATACTGGTTTTTAAAATCGCTGTGTCATGA
- a CDS encoding ZIP family metal transporter produces the protein MNYLFTFLAVVAGALLAWQVREISRKRLKLLLAFSGALLLSAVATEFLPEIYTEGSVDYGIYLIAGVFIQIILEFFSKGAEHGHLHIDKNVSAFPYALFLSLCLHAFLEGMPLQSNDSMVYAIAVHKLPIAFIFTAFLIANKASFVRIFIVMSIFAAMSPLGTLLAAEIGWVQEVMLPIKAIVAGIVLHVSTTLILESSDGHKFNLAKLLAMILGAALAFLI, from the coding sequence ATGAATTACCTGTTCACATTTCTAGCAGTTGTTGCTGGCGCCTTGCTTGCCTGGCAAGTGCGTGAGATCTCTAGAAAGCGCTTGAAATTGCTACTGGCATTCTCTGGTGCGTTATTGCTAAGTGCGGTCGCTACAGAATTCCTACCTGAAATCTACACAGAAGGCTCGGTTGATTACGGCATCTACCTTATCGCTGGTGTTTTTATCCAGATCATTCTTGAATTCTTCTCAAAAGGCGCGGAACATGGACACTTGCACATCGATAAAAATGTAAGTGCTTTTCCTTATGCCCTATTTTTAAGTTTGTGTTTGCATGCTTTTCTTGAAGGAATGCCATTGCAATCCAACGATAGCATGGTTTATGCGATTGCCGTTCACAAACTGCCCATCGCCTTTATTTTTACGGCATTCTTGATAGCAAATAAGGCCAGTTTTGTACGCATATTCATTGTAATGAGCATCTTTGCGGCTATGTCGCCACTAGGAACACTGCTAGCTGCAGAAATAGGCTGGGTGCAAGAAGTCATGTTGCCTATAAAGGCAATAGTTGCAGGTATCGTCTTGCACGTATCTACCACGCTCATTCTTGAGTCGAGCGATGGTCACAAGTTCAACCTTGCCAAATTGCTTGCGATGATTCTAGGTGCTGCACTGGCTTTTTTGATTTAA
- a CDS encoding class I SAM-dependent methyltransferase translates to MKYFKYIFSLIFLSFSLTSCKGQTQTTDSTRSDEQTESSQDYVYKSGSINGIGKWYMGREIAHVMGFQGMEWLERPEREQEENTSILLENMNIQPDDNIADIGAGSGYHVFKMAPQVPEGKIYAVDIQPEMLAAMNYKKEESNIENVELILGSEKSVNLPSNSVDKILMVDVYHEFSFPVAMIASMRKALKKDGEIYLIEYRGEDPQIPIKTIHKMSEAQAVKEFNANGFKLKENIDHLPWQHCMVFVKK, encoded by the coding sequence ATGAAATACTTCAAATACATCTTTTCATTAATATTTTTAAGCTTCTCGCTCACAAGCTGCAAAGGACAAACCCAAACTACTGACTCTACTCGGTCAGACGAACAAACCGAAAGCTCTCAAGACTACGTCTATAAATCAGGCAGCATCAATGGTATAGGCAAGTGGTACATGGGTCGTGAGATTGCGCATGTCATGGGATTTCAAGGCATGGAATGGCTGGAGCGTCCAGAAAGAGAACAAGAAGAAAACACATCCATCCTGCTTGAAAACATGAACATTCAGCCAGATGATAACATTGCAGATATAGGCGCTGGATCTGGTTATCATGTGTTTAAAATGGCACCACAGGTACCTGAAGGTAAGATCTATGCTGTCGATATACAGCCAGAGATGCTGGCGGCGATGAATTACAAAAAAGAAGAAAGTAACATTGAAAATGTAGAGCTAATCTTAGGGTCAGAGAAAAGCGTGAATTTGCCATCCAACTCTGTCGATAAAATTTTGATGGTAGATGTGTATCATGAATTCAGCTTTCCGGTAGCGATGATTGCGTCTATGCGCAAGGCCTTAAAGAAAGATGGCGAGATCTATCTCATTGAATATCGCGGCGAGGATCCTCAAATTCCTATAAAGACAATTCATAAAATGAGCGAGGCTCAAGCCGTGAAAGAGTTCAACGCCAACGGATTCAAGCTCAAAGAAAATATTGATCACCTACCATGGCAGCATTGCATGGTGTTTGTCAAGAAATGA
- a CDS encoding glycosyl transferase family 90: protein MNIVSLKIMLGDLDRLSGKYKQSKLRYYISAYAQEWLPDFSRRKSFQVIFDSLDQTTQQQVLARINYYNKLDQPRELINPISIADYSRPKKQKVYYFDLKKHLKTFDPNLEFLVEPGDVTTVPDQASFVKTRPIQVPHENSVLMKLNAVRHFNFVDSDRKSFTQKQDRLVWRGKMRAAQPHRVQFVQQYFDSPLCDIGKVNKTADFEEFLKPRMTIEQQLDYKFILCIEGNDVATNLKWVMSSNSIAVMPKPKYESWFMEGTLIPDHHYILINDDYSNLNERLQSFIDHADKAAQLIKNAHEHVRQFQDRKLEQLIQLGVVNKYFEKTGQSQS from the coding sequence ATGAATATTGTAAGTTTAAAAATCATGTTGGGTGATTTAGACAGGCTATCAGGTAAGTACAAACAGAGTAAGTTGCGATATTATATTAGTGCTTACGCTCAGGAATGGCTACCCGATTTTTCTAGAAGAAAATCCTTTCAAGTTATTTTTGATTCTTTAGATCAAACCACGCAACAACAAGTTCTAGCTCGTATCAATTATTATAATAAACTTGATCAACCGCGGGAACTTATCAATCCGATATCGATTGCAGATTACTCACGACCCAAAAAGCAGAAGGTCTATTATTTTGATCTCAAAAAGCATTTAAAAACTTTTGATCCTAATCTCGAGTTTCTCGTAGAACCTGGCGATGTAACCACTGTGCCCGATCAAGCTAGTTTTGTAAAAACCAGACCTATTCAAGTACCTCACGAGAACTCCGTTTTGATGAAACTTAACGCGGTTAGGCATTTTAATTTTGTCGACAGCGATAGGAAATCATTTACACAGAAACAGGACCGGCTGGTATGGCGTGGCAAGATGAGAGCGGCACAACCACATCGAGTGCAGTTTGTCCAGCAGTATTTTGATAGTCCGTTGTGTGATATAGGCAAGGTAAATAAAACCGCCGACTTTGAGGAGTTTCTAAAACCTAGAATGACTATTGAACAACAGTTGGATTACAAGTTTATCCTATGTATTGAAGGTAATGATGTGGCCACTAATCTCAAATGGGTGATGTCCTCAAATTCCATTGCCGTCATGCCAAAACCTAAGTATGAAAGCTGGTTTATGGAAGGCACCTTGATTCCTGATCATCATTATATTCTGATAAATGACGATTATTCCAACCTCAATGAACGCTTACAATCCTTTATCGATCATGCCGATAAAGCTGCTCAACTTATCAAAAACGCTCATGAGCATGTGAGGCAGTTTCAAGATAGAAAATTGGAGCAACTCATTCAGCTGGGTGTGGTAAATAAGTATTTTGAAAAAACAGGTCAATCACAATCCTAA
- the trhA gene encoding PAQR family membrane homeostasis protein TrhA, whose product MSRPQTLKEERWNVYTHGFGLAVFIILSFFMIPKAIADGRPNSLIAIGVYCFSQVFLYTASTWYHHVPMGRLKRRLRKMDHISIYISIAGTYTPICLLSLNGSNGHLILMISWGIMAFGTIWKLFLTGKYDVFSSLLYLVMGWLIVIDLPALRDVFTDAQMYALIAGGLFFTVGIVFYAWSKLYFNHVIWHLFVLGGSFSHAVMVWLVLK is encoded by the coding sequence ATGTCTAGACCTCAAACGCTTAAAGAAGAACGCTGGAATGTTTACACGCATGGCTTTGGGCTTGCTGTATTTATAATTCTGTCTTTTTTTATGATTCCTAAGGCTATCGCAGATGGTCGTCCTAATTCGCTAATCGCAATAGGAGTTTATTGCTTTTCTCAGGTTTTTCTATACACCGCATCTACCTGGTATCATCATGTTCCCATGGGTAGATTGAAGAGGCGACTGCGAAAGATGGATCATATCTCGATCTATATAAGTATTGCAGGAACCTATACGCCCATATGTTTGTTGTCACTCAATGGATCCAATGGTCATTTAATTTTGATGATAAGTTGGGGTATCATGGCTTTTGGTACTATTTGGAAGTTGTTTTTGACTGGTAAATATGATGTTTTCAGCAGTTTGCTGTATCTGGTCATGGGTTGGCTTATCGTTATTGATTTACCTGCCTTGCGGGACGTATTTACTGATGCTCAAATGTACGCGTTGATTGCAGGTGGCCTGTTCTTCACAGTCGGCATCGTTTTTTATGCCTGGAGTAAACTGTATTTCAACCACGTGATTTGGCACCTATTTGTTTTGGGCGGTAGTTTTAGTCACGCAGTGATGGTATGGCTGGTGCTCAAGTAA
- a CDS encoding NAD(P)H-dependent flavin oxidoreductase, producing MKNPITRLFNIKYPIIQGGMVWASGWKLVSSVSNAGGLGLIGAGSMYPDVLREHIQKTKKATDKPYGVNVPLLYSDLDEILDIIIEEKVPIVFTSAGNPKSYTPQLKEAGITVVHVVSSVKFALKSQEAGVDAVVAEGFEAGGHNGREESTTLTLIPQVSEAIDIPLIAAGGIATGRGMLAAMTLGAHGVQMGSRFVCTEEASSHINFKKAIVDAGEGDTHLTLKELAPVRLMRNKFWNDVQELYKSSPSKEDLQKLLGRARAKKGMFEGDMDEGELEIGQVSGMINDILPAAQVIENVVAEYEQARKKMITMAIDV from the coding sequence ATGAAAAATCCAATCACCCGACTGTTCAATATAAAATACCCAATCATTCAAGGAGGTATGGTATGGGCAAGCGGCTGGAAACTAGTTAGTTCAGTCAGTAATGCTGGCGGCTTGGGACTAATTGGTGCTGGATCGATGTACCCAGATGTTTTACGTGAGCATATCCAAAAAACCAAAAAAGCAACGGACAAGCCTTACGGTGTCAACGTTCCATTACTTTATTCAGATCTTGATGAGATACTGGACATTATCATAGAGGAGAAAGTACCAATCGTTTTTACGAGCGCAGGAAATCCTAAAAGCTACACACCACAACTCAAGGAAGCTGGCATTACTGTGGTTCACGTGGTGAGTTCAGTCAAATTTGCTTTAAAATCTCAAGAAGCTGGAGTCGATGCCGTCGTTGCGGAAGGTTTTGAGGCTGGCGGCCACAACGGCCGTGAGGAATCGACAACGCTAACTCTTATTCCACAGGTTTCTGAAGCTATTGATATACCGCTCATTGCTGCTGGTGGTATCGCCACGGGTAGAGGTATGCTGGCAGCCATGACACTGGGTGCCCATGGTGTTCAAATGGGCAGTCGTTTCGTTTGTACTGAAGAGGCGAGTAGTCATATAAACTTTAAAAAAGCTATCGTTGATGCCGGCGAGGGCGACACACATCTCACACTTAAGGAATTAGCACCCGTGCGGTTGATGCGCAATAAGTTTTGGAATGATGTTCAAGAATTATATAAGTCAAGTCCGTCAAAGGAAGATTTACAAAAATTACTAGGGCGCGCTCGTGCCAAAAAAGGCATGTTTGAAGGCGATATGGATGAAGGCGAACTTGAAATAGGTCAGGTCTCTGGAATGATCAATGATATTCTACCTGCCGCTCAGGTCATAGAGAATGTAGTAGCAGAATATGAGCAGGCCAGAAAGAAAATGATCACAATGGCAATAGATGTCTAG
- a CDS encoding S8 family serine peptidase: MKKIIFIVTTLLLVGELSAQQLHAWVYFTDKPQEQAFLDNPTTMLTQRALDRKQRHGITLDERDVPMNQTYVATIKQQTGIDYRTQSKWNNCVHVVGQFEDIEALNNLDFVERVDYADQSKSASQIELNQFKEDLDPPLDYGSATNQIEMIALDELHDAGHIGTDVIIAVTDSGFPGVDTNTAFEQMRSNRNLLGGYDFVDGDESIYGNNFHGARVLSIMGASRDTQFEGSAPDASYYLYRTEDETSETPVEMSYWVAAAERADSLGVDVVNVSLGYLQFANDNESLTYEDMNGSSFISRGAEIAAAKGLLVVTSAGNFGRVNSYPYIAAPADADGVFTIGSVTANESKSDFSSIGPTFDGRIKPDVVAQGSSTILINESDDLRSGNGTSYSSPVIAGAMASLVGAFPDRTPQELMEAVRQSATQADNPDNQLGYGIPDFGAVFNTLSNDFVQQPKDFKYYVRSNILTIVAGDISVSKVSIFNLQGQLLLNNATGKSSFDLNTLSSGIYIVALNDGLNSFKIVID, translated from the coding sequence ATGAAAAAGATCATATTTATAGTCACTACTTTGTTGCTGGTAGGAGAACTATCTGCTCAACAACTACATGCTTGGGTTTATTTTACTGATAAGCCGCAAGAGCAGGCATTCCTAGACAACCCAACCACCATGTTGACGCAGCGTGCGCTAGATCGCAAACAGCGCCACGGTATCACTCTAGACGAGCGCGATGTGCCTATGAATCAGACTTATGTAGCCACGATCAAACAACAAACGGGAATTGATTACCGTACCCAGTCCAAGTGGAATAATTGCGTGCACGTGGTAGGTCAGTTTGAGGATATCGAGGCGCTCAACAACCTAGATTTTGTAGAACGAGTAGATTATGCAGACCAAAGCAAAAGTGCTAGTCAAATAGAGCTAAATCAGTTCAAGGAAGATCTTGATCCACCGCTGGACTATGGTAGTGCTACAAACCAGATTGAGATGATTGCACTGGATGAATTGCATGATGCTGGTCACATAGGTACTGATGTAATTATTGCCGTGACTGATAGTGGGTTTCCTGGCGTGGATACTAACACAGCTTTTGAGCAAATGCGATCCAATCGCAATCTTTTAGGAGGTTATGATTTTGTGGATGGTGATGAGAGTATTTATGGTAATAACTTTCATGGCGCTAGAGTCTTGAGCATCATGGGAGCAAGTCGCGACACACAATTTGAAGGTAGTGCTCCAGATGCGTCTTATTATCTATATCGTACAGAAGATGAGACATCTGAAACTCCTGTGGAAATGAGTTATTGGGTTGCGGCTGCAGAGCGTGCAGACTCGTTAGGTGTTGATGTAGTAAATGTCTCGTTGGGATATTTACAGTTTGCCAATGATAACGAGAGTCTTACTTATGAAGACATGAACGGAAGTTCATTCATATCAAGAGGTGCAGAAATTGCCGCGGCAAAGGGATTGTTGGTAGTTACTAGCGCAGGAAACTTTGGTAGAGTAAATAGCTATCCATACATCGCCGCACCAGCAGATGCAGATGGTGTGTTTACCATAGGGTCTGTCACCGCAAATGAAAGTAAGTCCGATTTCTCTAGCATCGGGCCAACATTTGATGGTCGCATAAAACCAGATGTGGTGGCGCAAGGTAGCAGCACGATTTTGATTAATGAGAGTGATGATTTGCGAAGTGGCAACGGTACAAGTTATAGTTCACCAGTTATTGCTGGTGCTATGGCATCGCTGGTTGGCGCTTTTCCAGATAGAACACCCCAAGAATTGATGGAAGCCGTGCGACAAAGTGCCACTCAAGCAGATAATCCTGATAATCAGTTGGGTTATGGCATTCCAGATTTTGGTGCGGTTTTCAATACACTTTCAAATGATTTTGTCCAGCAGCCCAAAGATTTTAAATACTACGTGAGAAGTAATATTTTGACAATAGTCGCTGGCGATATTAGTGTGAGTAAGGTTTCTATCTTTAATTTGCAAGGACAACTATTACTAAACAATGCAACAGGGAAATCCTCTTTTGATCTCAATACTTTGTCTAGTGGTATTTATATCGTTGCACTGAACGATGGATTGAATTCCTTCAAGATCGTTATCGACTAA
- the mnmA gene encoding tRNA 2-thiouridine(34) synthase MnmA, with protein sequence MAKVVVGLSGGVDSSVAAHLLIEQGHEVIGLFMKNWHDDSVTISDECPWLEDSNDAMLVADKLGIPFQTVDLSEQYKDRIVNYMFDEYARGRTPNPDVLCNREIKFDVFMDIAMNLGADFVATGHYCQKDTITIDDQQVHRLISGADSNKDQSYFLCQVSQDQLAKTLFPIGHLQKSEVREIAASQDLITAGKKDSQGLCFIGKVRLPDFLQQQLKPKTGDIVEVPVSVSMHKSMTGSSDDEVVTLSRKRTYEKTDGQVKGQHQGAHYFTRGQRRGLAVGGTVEPLFVIETDVETNTIYVGQGKDHAGLYRRGLFIAQDEVHWIRPDLSIMVGETMDVMARIRYRQTLEPATLHQREEGLYVIFDNAQSAISSGQFAAWYQDGECLGSGVIA encoded by the coding sequence ATGGCAAAGGTAGTAGTAGGACTTTCAGGTGGTGTTGACAGCAGTGTAGCCGCACATTTGCTTATCGAGCAAGGTCATGAAGTGATAGGTCTGTTTATGAAGAATTGGCACGATGACAGCGTGACCATAAGTGACGAGTGTCCATGGCTAGAAGATTCTAATGATGCCATGCTCGTCGCAGACAAGTTGGGCATACCATTCCAGACAGTCGATTTAAGCGAGCAGTACAAGGATCGAATAGTCAATTACATGTTTGATGAGTATGCACGCGGTCGTACGCCCAACCCTGATGTACTTTGCAATCGTGAGATCAAGTTTGACGTGTTTATGGATATAGCCATGAATCTAGGTGCAGACTTTGTTGCAACTGGACATTACTGTCAAAAAGATACCATCACCATTGACGATCAACAAGTTCACCGATTGATCAGTGGCGCCGATTCTAACAAGGATCAAAGCTATTTTTTATGTCAGGTATCACAGGACCAACTTGCCAAAACACTTTTCCCTATAGGTCATCTTCAAAAATCTGAAGTTCGTGAGATTGCAGCTTCCCAAGATTTGATTACCGCTGGTAAAAAAGATAGTCAAGGCCTTTGTTTTATTGGCAAGGTGCGCTTGCCAGACTTTCTACAACAACAATTGAAACCTAAAACTGGTGATATCGTTGAGGTTCCCGTATCCGTTAGCATGCACAAGAGTATGACTGGTAGTAGTGATGATGAGGTTGTTACGCTTTCGCGAAAGCGTACTTATGAAAAAACAGATGGACAAGTAAAAGGACAACATCAAGGTGCGCACTATTTTACACGTGGGCAGCGTCGTGGTCTTGCCGTAGGTGGTACGGTTGAGCCTTTATTTGTCATAGAGACTGATGTGGAAACCAATACTATATACGTAGGTCAAGGTAAAGATCATGCAGGGTTGTACCGTCGTGGACTGTTTATTGCACAAGATGAGGTACACTGGATACGACCAGATTTATCGATTATGGTAGGTGAGACCATGGATGTTATGGCGCGCATACGTTATCGACAAACATTAGAGCCGGCTACCTTACACCAGCGAGAAGAAGGTCTCTATGTGATCTTTGATAATGCGCAAAGCGCGATAAGCTCTGGTCAATTTGCCGCATGGTATCAAGATGGTGAATGCCTAGGTTCGGGTGTTATTGCTTAA
- a CDS encoding fasciclin domain-containing protein, with translation MKMRFLYLLFAFSLIISCTDEDDNNNVINGPSALDFVSESPDHTILLQALERTRLDESLETSNNLTIFAPNDNAFRQFLAANNFGSVNSIPEDLLTLVLQYHIQNEVKTTDQLGSQYFKTLATVDNDQLDVFVSKDEEDNLRLNNEADVILADEIVSNGVIHVIDDVLDIPSVVTLIAANPDFDLLEESLRQEGLAVTLDDLEDASAPFTVFAPSDAGFQAFIDEDEEDGFEDSDDVLELDNLDDILLYHVLGDNALRLEDFEDGSTIGPLGDGTFLLATSSGFTIADENDRITTIVTTNITAFNGVIHSLDNILLPE, from the coding sequence ATGAAGATGCGTTTTTTATACCTATTGTTTGCTTTCTCCCTGATTATAAGTTGTACCGATGAGGACGATAATAACAATGTTATCAATGGACCCAGCGCACTTGATTTTGTCAGCGAGAGTCCAGATCACACAATACTGTTGCAAGCGCTGGAACGTACTCGTCTTGACGAGTCACTTGAGACCAGTAATAACTTAACGATTTTTGCGCCCAATGATAATGCTTTCCGCCAATTTCTTGCGGCCAATAATTTTGGTAGTGTCAACTCTATACCAGAGGATCTCCTGACGCTCGTTCTTCAATATCATATACAGAATGAGGTTAAAACAACCGATCAATTAGGATCTCAGTATTTTAAAACGCTAGCTACTGTTGATAATGACCAACTAGACGTGTTTGTGTCAAAGGATGAAGAAGACAACTTGCGACTCAACAACGAGGCAGATGTGATTCTTGCAGATGAAATAGTAAGTAACGGTGTGATACATGTAATCGACGATGTACTTGATATACCTAGTGTGGTCACTTTGATCGCGGCAAATCCCGATTTTGACTTGCTAGAAGAAAGCTTGAGACAAGAAGGTCTTGCCGTAACCCTAGATGATCTAGAAGATGCTAGTGCTCCATTCACCGTTTTTGCTCCTAGCGACGCAGGTTTTCAAGCATTTATTGACGAGGATGAAGAAGATGGATTTGAAGACAGTGATGATGTACTAGAGCTGGATAATCTTGATGATATCTTGTTATATCATGTTCTAGGAGATAACGCTTTAAGGCTTGAAGACTTTGAGGATGGATCGACCATTGGTCCATTAGGCGATGGTACTTTTCTCCTGGCGACGTCCAGCGGTTTTACCATTGCTGATGAGAATGATCGCATCACAACGATTGTGACTACAAACATTACTGCCTTTAATGGCGTGATCCATTCGCTAGACAACATATTGCTACCAGAGTAA
- the trmD gene encoding tRNA (guanosine(37)-N1)-methyltransferase TrmD, giving the protein MRIDIITVLPELIESPFEASILKRAVDKGLVEVHMHNLRKYGLNKYNQVDDYQYGGGAGMVMMIEPIDNMISQLKSEREYDEVIYMTPDGETLNQGIANHLSTKGNLIILCGHYKGVDQRVRDLFITREISIGDYVLSGGELGAAVLCDAVIRLIPGVISDETSALTDSFQDDLLAPPVYTRPANYKGHEVPEILTSGNTPAIDQWREDQAYERTKKRRPDLLTDN; this is encoded by the coding sequence GTGCGTATAGATATCATCACCGTATTACCAGAATTGATTGAAAGCCCGTTTGAGGCCTCTATACTAAAGCGTGCTGTTGATAAAGGCCTGGTAGAAGTTCATATGCACAACTTGAGAAAATATGGTCTTAATAAGTACAACCAGGTAGATGATTACCAGTATGGTGGTGGCGCTGGCATGGTAATGATGATCGAGCCTATCGATAATATGATCTCACAGCTCAAAAGCGAGCGTGAATATGATGAAGTGATCTATATGACACCCGATGGTGAGACGCTCAATCAAGGAATTGCCAACCATTTATCGACTAAAGGGAACTTAATTATCCTATGCGGTCATTATAAAGGGGTTGATCAACGAGTACGTGATCTATTCATCACTCGTGAAATTTCTATAGGTGATTATGTATTGAGTGGCGGCGAGCTGGGAGCTGCGGTATTATGTGATGCGGTGATACGATTAATTCCTGGCGTGATTAGTGATGAGACTAGTGCGTTGACTGATAGTTTTCAAGATGATTTGCTGGCGCCACCAGTTTACACGCGACCAGCAAATTATAAAGGACACGAGGTTCCTGAAATCTTGACCAGCGGTAATACACCTGCTATCGATCAATGGCGTGAGGATCAAGCCTACGAACGCACAAAAAAGCGCAGACCTGATCTTTTAACTGACAATTAA
- a CDS encoding T9SS type A sorting domain-containing protein — protein MKILLLSFLLSFYSVASYAATVEPVVITTSVDTQKPESMRLINNPVKDGTLKIQILNAQSLTMNVVIINSLGKEVYRAQRSLNKQAQLFDVSTLASGIYFLRVNTESSNFVKKLIVQ, from the coding sequence ATGAAAATACTTTTACTCTCTTTTCTTCTTAGCTTTTACAGCGTGGCAAGTTATGCAGCGACTGTAGAACCTGTTGTGATTACTACCAGCGTTGATACACAAAAGCCTGAAAGCATGCGCCTAATCAATAATCCTGTCAAGGATGGCACGCTTAAAATCCAGATACTTAACGCGCAAAGCCTGACTATGAATGTTGTGATCATCAACAGTTTAGGCAAGGAAGTATATCGAGCGCAGCGCAGCCTCAATAAACAGGCTCAATTGTTTGATGTTTCTACGCTAGCATCAGGCATTTATTTCTTGAGAGTGAACACAGAGTCTTCAAACTTTGTGAAGAAACTCATTGTACAGTAA
- the rplS gene encoding 50S ribosomal protein L19: MSDLVKFVQDEFIEKKEFPKFSAGDTITVYYEIKEGEKSRTQFFRGVVLQLRGSGKTKTFTIRKMSGNIGVERIFPVNLPAIQKIEVNKAGSVRRKRIFYFRELTGKKARIKEARRK; this comes from the coding sequence ATGTCAGATTTAGTAAAATTCGTTCAAGACGAGTTTATTGAGAAAAAAGAGTTTCCTAAGTTCAGCGCTGGTGATACGATCACGGTGTATTATGAGATCAAGGAAGGTGAAAAGAGTCGTACGCAGTTCTTCCGCGGTGTGGTTCTACAATTGAGAGGTTCTGGTAAAACTAAAACCTTTACTATTAGAAAAATGAGTGGTAACATAGGTGTAGAGCGTATCTTCCCTGTGAACTTGCCAGCTATTCAAAAAATTGAAGTCAATAAAGCAGGTAGCGTACGTCGCAAGCGTATCTTCTACTTTAGAGAACTTACAGGTAAAAAAGCCCGTATCAAAGAGGCTCGTAGAAAGTAA